A genomic window from Sporosarcina sp. Marseille-Q4063 includes:
- a CDS encoding Gfo/Idh/MocA family protein, whose translation MGKTTFALVGTGIVGERIIKQILSNENAEIIALFDENTERLTKMANTYGLFAASSYEEVLALKPEWVYIGTPPVSHAPLSKMAIEAGLNVLCEKPLAHDAEDGSVMSQAANDKTTLTAMHFPLMYSPSVRHMMKLVEKRTIGDIVRVEFNAYFPHWPRLWQQNPWIGSREQGGFTREVFPHFLQLMYRMFGNIRIQDHKTTYPVDDTLAETSVLAIGETENKIPVLLNGISGIGQEEELSYIVYGTEGVLKLRNWSELSIAQKDSPFEILTSFDSVKSLVEECIFGSNGEAEILVPFSEGLVVQMLIDELLTEK comes from the coding sequence TTGGGTAAAACAACCTTTGCACTTGTTGGAACAGGTATCGTCGGCGAACGTATTATTAAACAAATTCTTTCGAACGAAAATGCAGAAATTATCGCTTTGTTCGATGAAAATACGGAACGGCTAACTAAAATGGCGAATACATATGGTCTTTTTGCGGCATCCTCCTATGAAGAGGTTTTAGCATTAAAGCCGGAATGGGTATATATTGGGACACCTCCAGTATCACACGCGCCACTTAGTAAAATGGCAATTGAAGCCGGACTGAATGTTCTTTGTGAAAAACCGCTTGCACATGATGCAGAAGATGGATCGGTTATGTCGCAAGCTGCAAACGACAAAACGACATTAACGGCCATGCATTTCCCGCTCATGTACAGTCCATCTGTCAGGCATATGATGAAGCTTGTTGAAAAACGAACAATTGGCGACATTGTCCGTGTCGAATTTAATGCATATTTTCCACACTGGCCGCGACTTTGGCAACAAAATCCGTGGATTGGTTCACGCGAACAAGGCGGTTTTACGCGTGAAGTGTTCCCGCATTTTCTGCAACTTATGTATAGAATGTTTGGGAACATTAGGATCCAAGATCACAAAACGACATATCCAGTCGATGATACGCTTGCTGAGACAAGTGTCCTTGCCATAGGTGAAACTGAAAATAAAATACCAGTCCTTTTAAATGGGATTTCAGGAATCGGACAGGAAGAAGAACTGTCTTACATAGTATATGGAACCGAAGGCGTTTTAAAACTGCGTAATTGGTCGGAACTTAGCATCGCACAAAAAGACAGTCCTTTTGAAATATTGACTTCTTTCGATTCAGTAAAATCGCTTGTCGAAGAATGCATTTTCGGTTCGAACGGGGAAGCTGAAATCCTTGTGCCATTTTCTGAAGGACTCGTTGTCCAAATGCTAATTGATGAACTATTGACAGAAAAGTAA
- a CDS encoding DNA-3-methyladenine glycosylase yields MDTQISLPFIYDFDRALDRLSGDPLNSVDVTNRILRIPMDEGNVITVKATGTKDEPSFILSGALNKNQIQKINEILHFNDSLDEISAHFANTDLATIFQEHEGTPLIRSFSLYGTLMRSIIHQQLNMSFANTLSLRFVEAFGSETDGVLRYPSPEIVANLEVETLREMQFSSRKAEYMIGLSQAIAEGSLELESLRQMDDDEVTAKLTAYRGVGPWTAQGFLMFGLGRPNLFPIADIGLQNALKILWKLEKKPTKEEIIARFPHWTPYLSYAALYLWRSIE; encoded by the coding sequence ATAGACACTCAAATATCTCTTCCATTCATTTATGATTTTGACCGTGCACTTGATCGGCTATCCGGGGACCCGCTGAACTCGGTCGATGTGACTAATCGTATTTTACGCATTCCAATGGATGAGGGAAATGTTATTACAGTAAAAGCGACTGGAACGAAAGATGAACCTTCATTTATACTAAGCGGTGCCTTAAATAAAAATCAAATTCAAAAAATAAATGAAATCCTTCATTTCAATGATTCACTAGATGAGATTTCAGCACATTTTGCAAATACAGATTTGGCTACAATTTTTCAGGAACATGAAGGAACACCACTTATTCGAAGTTTTTCTCTTTACGGAACGTTAATGAGAAGTATTATTCATCAACAATTGAATATGTCATTCGCCAATACATTATCATTGCGTTTTGTTGAAGCTTTTGGAAGCGAGACGGACGGTGTTTTGCGGTATCCGTCACCCGAAATAGTCGCAAACCTAGAGGTTGAAACGCTCAGGGAAATGCAGTTCAGTTCTAGAAAGGCTGAATACATGATTGGTTTATCACAAGCAATTGCAGAAGGTTCCCTTGAACTCGAAAGTCTTCGACAGATGGATGACGATGAAGTAACCGCGAAACTTACCGCCTACAGGGGAGTAGGTCCATGGACAGCACAAGGCTTTCTAATGTTTGGACTTGGGCGTCCAAACTTATTTCCAATTGCAGACATCGGACTACAAAATGCACTCAAGATTTTATGGAAACTAGAAAAAAAGCCAACAAAAGAAGAAATCATCGCCCGCTTTCCACATTGGACCCCATATTTAAGTTACGCAGCGTTATATTTATGGCGAAGTATTGAGTGA
- a CDS encoding efflux RND transporter permease subunit, with protein MKISDFSIRRPVFTIVTMFLVIILGAVSFFRIPVTLIPELNPPVAVVVSSYPGASPTEVSEKVTKPLEDSLSTAPGLKSIQSSSQEGSNFIFLMFDWSTKIDDVQMDLLQRVDQVPMPDGANKPRLLKFDPSQFPVIQLSLSSKNKDADIRLVAEELEQELRRTKGVASVTVSGKLVEEVQITLDEKKLEQNGLAQEDIVQLIQSNNVSMPGEPIETNDGKQLTTRIVSMLTSVEDIRDLTVTVNPGNGKKIKVSDIGKVELTEARSTTETRANEEPAVLMSVLQESGANTADVSTSFKAALDDLLATEEYNDIESNILFDQGDYVKLAIGNIGQSLILGGIFAMIVLFLFLRGIKSPIIIGIAIPYSVIVTFVLMHFANFSLNIMTLGALALGIGMLVDNAIVVIENIERHLAMGKTPKQAAIEGTKEIGGAITSSTLTTLAVFVPVIFISGLIGEIFTEFALTISFSLFASLVVALTVVPMMAARMLRKPKGNYEARRRRSKSLNRFERSVKWSLRNRITVLAITTVLLLFSGFGLFKVGTEFLPATDEGAFSVGVKLPNGSSTNATDEVVKKIETELKKQDDVEVYVSLVGGTQESLAQGSSNANQAEVYVKLIPLGERDRSVFEFVDEVQPSVLKTVGEDAKISFNMQSASGSTPNTLSFALNDTNEKRLDEAVTQLNEELTKIGSVTEVTNTLADTVEEIQITVDREKATDNGLVPYQLAQSVNDITRGTLATQIINEENEVFSVLVQYDEKYRDSIDKLRKLKVRNQTGEFVRLGDVSTIEIAEGPVAIQRVDQAHSVTFNVKYASTETLGEMTKKVNATFDKIDLAKEIDVTFSGDRELFEGAIDDMMLALALAVVLVYIVMAAQFESFKYPFVIMFSVPLMIIGVAIGLFATSTPISVTAIIGILVLVGIVVNNGIVLVDYINQRKEAGLSSYDAIISSVRDRVRPILMTALTTILGLLPLALGLGEGTEMNQPMGIAVIGGLISSTFLTLYIVPIIYSLFDRQTRKRAIAKE; from the coding sequence ATGAAAATTAGTGACTTTTCAATAAGAAGACCAGTTTTTACAATCGTTACCATGTTTCTCGTCATTATTCTAGGCGCGGTGTCATTTTTCAGGATACCCGTAACCTTGATTCCCGAATTAAACCCGCCAGTAGCGGTTGTTGTGTCGAGTTATCCGGGGGCTTCGCCAACAGAAGTGAGCGAAAAAGTCACGAAGCCGCTAGAAGATAGTTTATCGACCGCACCTGGTTTGAAATCAATTCAATCTTCATCACAGGAAGGTTCAAATTTTATATTTCTAATGTTTGATTGGTCAACAAAAATTGATGATGTCCAAATGGACTTACTGCAAAGGGTCGACCAAGTTCCAATGCCTGATGGCGCGAATAAACCGCGGTTATTAAAATTCGACCCTTCGCAATTTCCAGTCATCCAATTATCATTAAGTTCTAAAAATAAAGATGCGGATATTCGATTAGTTGCTGAAGAACTCGAGCAAGAATTACGCCGGACAAAAGGAGTCGCAAGCGTAACTGTTTCTGGAAAGCTAGTTGAAGAAGTCCAAATTACGCTCGATGAGAAAAAGTTGGAACAGAACGGTCTGGCGCAAGAAGACATCGTCCAACTAATTCAATCGAATAACGTTTCAATGCCAGGCGAACCAATCGAGACGAATGATGGAAAGCAACTAACTACCCGGATTGTCAGCATGTTAACATCAGTCGAGGATATTCGGGATTTAACGGTCACTGTCAATCCTGGGAATGGGAAAAAAATCAAAGTCAGTGATATTGGGAAAGTTGAACTGACCGAAGCGCGCTCGACAACAGAGACGCGTGCAAACGAAGAGCCGGCCGTTCTGATGTCTGTCTTGCAAGAATCAGGGGCAAACACAGCGGATGTATCTACTTCGTTCAAAGCGGCCTTAGATGACCTTCTAGCCACCGAAGAATATAATGACATCGAATCAAATATACTTTTCGATCAAGGGGATTACGTCAAATTAGCGATTGGGAATATTGGTCAATCACTTATTTTAGGCGGCATATTCGCAATGATTGTCTTATTTCTTTTCCTTCGGGGAATTAAGAGCCCGATTATTATTGGAATTGCGATTCCTTATTCCGTAATCGTCACTTTCGTTTTAATGCATTTTGCAAACTTTTCCCTGAACATAATGACGTTAGGTGCATTGGCGCTTGGCATAGGGATGCTTGTGGATAACGCCATAGTAGTTATTGAAAATATTGAACGGCATTTAGCAATGGGGAAAACTCCGAAACAAGCAGCAATAGAAGGTACGAAAGAAATTGGCGGGGCAATTACCTCTTCAACATTGACTACGTTAGCCGTATTTGTTCCTGTCATATTTATTAGCGGATTAATCGGAGAAATTTTTACAGAGTTTGCGTTAACAATCTCGTTTAGCTTATTTGCATCACTAGTCGTCGCATTGACTGTCGTGCCGATGATGGCGGCTCGAATGCTGAGGAAGCCAAAAGGGAATTATGAAGCGAGAAGAAGGCGTTCAAAATCATTGAATCGTTTTGAACGATCAGTAAAGTGGTCATTGCGTAACCGCATAACGGTGCTGGCAATCACCACAGTATTGCTTCTGTTTAGCGGATTTGGATTATTTAAAGTCGGGACTGAGTTTTTACCTGCAACGGACGAAGGCGCATTCAGTGTCGGAGTAAAACTTCCGAATGGCTCTTCGACAAATGCAACTGATGAAGTCGTTAAAAAGATTGAAACAGAACTGAAAAAACAAGATGATGTTGAAGTCTATGTGAGTCTTGTCGGGGGAACGCAAGAGAGTTTAGCACAAGGCTCATCGAATGCGAATCAAGCCGAAGTCTACGTTAAACTGATTCCATTAGGTGAACGCGATCGTTCAGTATTTGAATTTGTTGATGAAGTCCAGCCGTCTGTTTTAAAGACAGTTGGAGAAGATGCAAAAATTAGTTTTAATATGCAATCAGCATCCGGCTCAACGCCAAATACATTAAGTTTTGCGCTTAATGATACCAATGAAAAAAGACTCGATGAAGCAGTCACTCAATTGAATGAAGAATTAACTAAAATAGGTAGTGTAACAGAAGTAACAAATACGCTTGCTGACACAGTCGAAGAAATTCAGATTACCGTGGACCGAGAAAAAGCTACAGATAATGGACTGGTTCCTTATCAACTGGCACAATCAGTTAATGACATTACTCGCGGTACGCTTGCAACGCAAATCATCAATGAAGAAAATGAAGTTTTCAGTGTTCTTGTTCAATACGATGAAAAATACCGAGATAGTATTGACAAGTTGCGGAAATTGAAAGTACGAAATCAAACAGGTGAATTTGTACGGCTAGGCGATGTCTCTACAATTGAGATAGCCGAGGGACCAGTGGCGATTCAACGTGTTGACCAGGCTCATTCTGTTACTTTTAATGTGAAATATGCATCAACCGAAACATTAGGCGAAATGACGAAAAAAGTAAATGCCACTTTCGACAAGATTGATTTGGCGAAAGAGATTGATGTAACATTTAGTGGAGATCGGGAGTTATTTGAAGGCGCGATTGATGATATGATGCTAGCGCTCGCGCTTGCGGTCGTCCTTGTTTACATCGTCATGGCAGCACAATTCGAATCGTTTAAATATCCATTTGTCATCATGTTTTCTGTACCGCTTATGATAATTGGCGTGGCCATCGGATTATTTGCCACAAGCACGCCGATTAGCGTAACAGCCATTATCGGGATACTGGTTCTCGTCGGAATAGTTGTCAATAATGGAATTGTGTTAGTTGATTATATCAATCAGCGAAAAGAAGCCGGACTCAGTTCGTATGACGCGATTATATCATCGGTCAGGGACCGTGTTCGTCCAATCCTTATGACGGCGTTAACGACAATCCTAGGGCTATTACCACTTGCCCTAGGATTAGGAGAAGGAACCGAAATGAATCAGCCAATGGGAATTGCAGTCATTGGCGGCTTGATAAGTTCAACATTCCTAACACTTTATATTGTACCGATAATTTATAGCCTGTTTGATAGGCAGACAAGAAAGCGCGCAATCGCTAAAGAATAG
- a CDS encoding aldehyde dehydrogenase, giving the protein MNFTAQDVESMIALQHQFYFTGQTRSAEFRKEMLTKLRDAILANEDAISDALQKDLGKSSFESYVTEIGFVLSSISHMIKNVEAWMKPKAAKTPIHLQPSKSFIVREPYGSVLIMAPFNYPFQLVMEPLVGAIVGGNCAIVKPSESAPHTVRIVEKILSETFPPEYIRVVEGEREETTALIHAPFDYIFFTGSVAVGKVIMKAAAERLTPITLELGGKSPAIVDQTADLVHAAERIVWGKFLNTGQTCVAPDYLLVHQSIKKEFIEILTDTIQDFYGMDAKESPDYGKIINERQFIRLAKMIEKEWPQIVFGGDFDRSSLFIEPTLLDRVTWDSPSMQDEIFGPVLPILEYDNLGEVIHRIRQLPKPLAAYMFTENEEAANYFIESLPFGGGCINDTVSHVGNTNLPFGGVGSSGMNAYHGKESFNLFTHAKSMMQRSTKIPMRFAFPPYENKLKLIKPLIR; this is encoded by the coding sequence ATGAATTTCACAGCGCAAGATGTTGAATCGATGATTGCCTTACAGCACCAGTTTTATTTCACTGGACAGACACGGAGTGCAGAATTTCGAAAGGAAATGCTAACGAAATTACGCGATGCCATTCTGGCAAATGAAGACGCGATTTCGGATGCGCTTCAAAAAGACTTGGGAAAAAGTTCGTTTGAATCATATGTAACTGAAATTGGCTTTGTCCTTTCAAGCATTTCGCATATGATTAAAAATGTAGAAGCTTGGATGAAACCAAAAGCGGCAAAAACGCCGATCCATCTACAACCATCTAAAAGCTTCATCGTTCGCGAACCATATGGATCCGTCTTGATTATGGCGCCGTTTAATTACCCATTTCAGCTTGTTATGGAACCACTGGTTGGGGCGATTGTTGGCGGAAACTGTGCGATTGTGAAACCTTCAGAATCCGCACCGCACACAGTTCGGATTGTAGAAAAAATTTTATCGGAAACATTTCCGCCCGAATATATTCGAGTGGTTGAGGGAGAACGGGAAGAAACAACTGCACTAATTCATGCGCCGTTCGATTATATTTTCTTTACTGGGAGCGTTGCAGTCGGGAAAGTAATCATGAAGGCTGCCGCTGAAAGACTGACGCCGATTACACTTGAACTCGGCGGGAAAAGTCCAGCGATTGTCGACCAGACCGCCGATCTTGTTCACGCTGCTGAACGCATCGTTTGGGGAAAGTTTTTAAACACCGGGCAGACATGCGTTGCGCCTGATTATCTCCTTGTTCATCAGTCGATTAAGAAGGAATTTATCGAGATTTTGACGGATACGATTCAAGACTTTTACGGCATGGATGCGAAAGAAAGTCCTGATTACGGCAAGATTATTAATGAACGCCAATTTATTCGGCTTGCGAAAATGATTGAAAAGGAATGGCCGCAAATCGTATTCGGCGGGGATTTTGACCGTTCTTCCTTATTCATTGAACCAACATTGCTTGATCGGGTGACTTGGGATAGTCCATCGATGCAAGATGAAATTTTCGGGCCGGTGTTGCCGATTCTCGAGTACGATAATCTCGGTGAAGTTATCCACCGAATTCGCCAATTGCCGAAGCCGCTCGCTGCTTATATGTTTACGGAAAACGAAGAAGCGGCTAATTATTTCATCGAAAGCTTACCGTTCGGTGGAGGCTGTATTAACGATACGGTTTCGCATGTCGGCAATACGAATTTGCCGTTTGGCGGAGTCGGTTCATCTGGCATGAATGCATACCACGGCAAAGAAAGTTTTAATCTCTTTACCCATGCAAAGTCAATGATGCAACGAAGCACGAAAATTCCTATGCGGTTTGCCTTTCCGCCATATGAAAATAAATTAAAACTAATTAAACCGCTTATCCGTTAA
- a CDS encoding UDP-N-acetylmuramoyl-L-alanyl-D-glutamate--2,6-diaminopimelate ligase — MDTKDLLSILPVKKIEGALPRAVTDLAVNSRTINAGGMFVCIIGFTVDAHDFVQQAIDNGARVIVASKPVNLDLEKVAVVTVENTSRAISLLAARYYQYPSKKMTMIGVTGTNGKTSVSGIIQAILRASGEKSAASGTIGFDLDGTLYETENTTGDALTTQAMIAQAANEGCKTMSMEVSSHGLVEGRLAGTEFDIAVFTNLTHDHLDFHGTMDNYGEAKSLLFSQLGQDLEKRKFAVVNADDPWSEKLLEKTSYPVLTYGIKNEAIFHGEDIVLSADGTTFTLNSPEGKFPVKMNLIGEFSVANALAAIAALYAKGMATADLVKYLGEIDSVKGRMEKVETELPLTMYVDYAHTPDAIQKAIEAVLPYKTNKLIFVIGTGGNRDRVKRPIMAKEASVADYVVLTTDDPRDEPYETILGELEVGMEHDNYACIGDRAEAVRHAVAVANPNDIIIFAGKGHEDFQIIGNTKHPHSDAEIALLEAEKKFGSKEVRN; from the coding sequence ATGGATACGAAAGATTTACTTTCAATACTACCTGTAAAAAAAATAGAAGGCGCATTGCCGCGGGCGGTTACGGACCTTGCAGTTAATTCGCGGACCATAAATGCTGGCGGAATGTTCGTCTGTATTATAGGGTTTACTGTCGATGCCCATGATTTTGTTCAACAGGCGATTGACAACGGGGCGCGTGTCATTGTTGCGTCAAAGCCGGTTAATCTTGACTTAGAAAAAGTGGCTGTTGTAACGGTAGAAAATACTTCACGCGCGATTAGTTTATTAGCAGCGCGCTATTATCAATATCCTTCGAAAAAAATGACGATGATCGGCGTTACGGGAACGAATGGAAAAACGAGCGTTAGCGGAATCATTCAGGCTATTTTAAGAGCATCCGGAGAAAAATCCGCCGCATCCGGGACAATCGGATTCGACTTGGACGGTACACTTTATGAGACTGAAAATACGACGGGCGATGCGCTCACCACACAAGCAATGATTGCGCAAGCTGCAAATGAAGGCTGTAAAACGATGTCGATGGAAGTATCTTCTCATGGGCTTGTTGAAGGCAGACTTGCCGGAACCGAGTTTGACATAGCGGTATTTACAAACTTGACGCATGATCATCTTGATTTCCACGGAACGATGGACAATTACGGGGAAGCGAAAAGCCTTTTGTTTTCTCAGCTAGGCCAAGATCTTGAGAAAAGAAAATTTGCTGTCGTGAATGCAGATGATCCTTGGAGTGAGAAATTGCTAGAAAAGACAAGTTATCCAGTTTTGACGTACGGCATTAAGAATGAAGCTATATTCCACGGAGAAGATATCGTACTGAGCGCAGATGGTACAACATTTACATTGAATTCACCAGAAGGTAAATTCCCGGTGAAGATGAATTTAATCGGTGAATTCAGCGTGGCAAATGCACTCGCTGCAATAGCGGCACTGTACGCTAAAGGGATGGCTACGGCTGATCTCGTCAAGTATCTTGGTGAAATCGACTCTGTAAAAGGCCGAATGGAAAAAGTCGAGACGGAGTTGCCGCTAACCATGTATGTCGATTATGCGCATACGCCGGACGCAATACAGAAAGCGATCGAGGCGGTTCTTCCTTATAAAACGAATAAACTCATTTTTGTCATCGGCACAGGCGGCAATCGGGATCGTGTAAAGCGTCCAATTATGGCAAAAGAAGCGTCCGTGGCCGACTATGTTGTGTTAACGACGGATGATCCTCGCGATGAACCATATGAAACGATTTTGGGAGAGTTAGAAGTTGGAATGGAACATGACAACTACGCTTGCATTGGTGACCGTGCCGAAGCGGTTCGTCATGCAGTAGCCGTTGCGAATCCCAATGACATTATCATATTTGCCGGTAAAGGTCATGAAGACTTTCAAATTATTGGAAACACAAAACATCCACATTCCGATGCGGAAATCGCGTTGTTAGAAGCGGAGAAAAAGTTTGGATCGAAAGAAGTAAGGAATTAA
- a CDS encoding phosphatidylglycerophosphatase A, translating to MIKKRKVVHSQVVRDATLAALARRRVEIQDIADIVYEMQLPYNPDLDMAYCIESVESVLEKRELQHAILVGIELDELAEQGKLSSPLQEIVVSDEGLFGVDETIALGAVFTYGSIAVTTFGHLDKNKIGIINELDTKKGRGVHTFLDDLVASIAASAASRIAHKSRDIQEANNLIDKDLP from the coding sequence ATGATCAAAAAAAGAAAAGTCGTCCATTCACAAGTTGTTAGAGATGCCACGTTAGCTGCATTGGCACGGCGCAGGGTAGAAATTCAAGATATTGCAGACATCGTTTACGAAATGCAGTTGCCTTATAACCCGGATTTAGATATGGCTTATTGCATTGAATCCGTTGAAAGTGTGCTCGAAAAACGCGAACTGCAACATGCTATTCTAGTCGGAATTGAACTTGATGAGTTGGCTGAACAAGGTAAATTATCATCTCCGCTTCAAGAAATCGTTGTATCCGATGAAGGTTTGTTTGGTGTTGACGAAACAATTGCATTGGGAGCCGTCTTTACATACGGGTCAATTGCAGTAACAACGTTTGGTCATTTAGATAAAAATAAGATTGGTATTATTAATGAACTCGATACAAAAAAAGGACGCGGAGTCCATACATTCCTTGATGATCTCGTCGCAAGCATTGCGGCATCGGCAGCGTCAAGAATTGCACATAAATCAAGAGATATACAAGAAGCGAATAATTTAATTGATAAGGATTTGCCTTGA
- a CDS encoding peptide chain release factor 3, producing MQNPINEEIASRRTFAIISHPDAGKTTITEKLLYFGGAIRDAGTVKGKKSGKFATSDWMEIEKQRGISVTSSVMQFDYQGKRVNILDTPGHEDFSEDTYRTLMAVDAAVMMVDVARGIEPQTIKLFKVCRMRGIPIFTFINKMDRQGKEPLDLMEELEEVLGIESYAMNWPIGMGKEFLGIYDRFNNRIEQVRAEGDDRFLELDEDGGLLESHPMMETSYYQQTLEDVLLLNEAGNDFDEERIAKGELTPVFFGSALTSFGVQTFLETFLQFAPPPQPRMTKDETEVSPQSKEFSGFIFKIQANMNPAHRDRIAFVRIVSGAFERGMTVSVPRISRTFKLTQTTQFLADDRETVNEAVAGDIIGLHDTGNYQIGDTIIGGKSSFTFDALPQFTPELFVRVTAKNVMKSKHFHKGILQLVQEGAIQYYRTLHTEEVLLGAVGQLQFEVFEHRMKNEYNVEVHMENLGSKVARWIENESDVKESMAGQRAMLVKDRYEKLVFLFENEFAMRWFHDKNPDINLYSLL from the coding sequence ATGCAGAACCCAATAAATGAAGAAATTGCGTCTAGACGGACATTTGCGATTATATCCCACCCAGATGCAGGTAAAACAACGATAACGGAAAAACTACTTTATTTCGGCGGCGCGATTCGTGATGCTGGAACGGTAAAAGGTAAAAAGTCAGGGAAATTTGCGACATCTGATTGGATGGAAATTGAAAAACAACGGGGAATCTCGGTTACATCATCCGTTATGCAGTTCGATTACCAAGGCAAACGAGTCAATATTCTTGATACGCCAGGGCATGAAGACTTCAGTGAAGATACGTACCGGACATTGATGGCAGTCGATGCCGCAGTCATGATGGTCGATGTGGCCCGCGGGATTGAACCACAAACGATCAAGCTTTTCAAAGTATGCCGCATGCGCGGAATTCCAATCTTTACTTTTATCAATAAAATGGATAGACAAGGGAAAGAACCATTGGATTTGATGGAAGAGCTCGAAGAAGTGCTAGGAATTGAATCTTACGCGATGAATTGGCCGATTGGAATGGGGAAGGAATTCCTAGGTATTTACGATCGCTTTAATAATCGAATCGAACAAGTTCGGGCTGAAGGAGACGACCGTTTTCTTGAGTTAGATGAAGACGGCGGACTTCTGGAATCTCATCCGATGATGGAAACATCCTATTATCAACAGACACTAGAAGATGTTTTATTGTTAAATGAAGCAGGTAATGATTTCGACGAAGAACGTATTGCGAAAGGCGAATTGACGCCTGTATTTTTCGGAAGTGCATTGACAAGTTTCGGTGTGCAAACATTTTTAGAAACATTTTTACAGTTTGCACCTCCGCCGCAGCCGAGAATGACAAAAGATGAAACAGAAGTTAGTCCACAATCAAAAGAATTTTCGGGATTCATCTTTAAAATTCAAGCAAATATGAACCCGGCCCACCGTGATCGTATTGCATTTGTGCGAATCGTTTCAGGCGCGTTCGAACGTGGAATGACCGTATCGGTACCGCGAATTTCCCGGACGTTTAAACTCACCCAAACGACACAGTTTTTGGCGGATGACCGTGAAACAGTAAATGAGGCGGTTGCAGGAGATATAATCGGTTTGCATGATACCGGGAACTATCAAATCGGGGACACGATAATCGGTGGAAAATCTTCTTTTACGTTTGATGCGTTGCCGCAGTTCACACCTGAATTATTTGTGCGCGTCACAGCGAAAAACGTGATGAAGTCAAAGCATTTCCATAAAGGAATTTTGCAACTTGTACAAGAAGGTGCCATTCAATATTACCGCACGCTTCATACAGAAGAAGTGTTGCTTGGGGCTGTTGGGCAACTACAGTTTGAAGTTTTTGAACATCGCATGAAAAACGAGTACAACGTCGAAGTGCATATGGAGAATCTAGGTTCGAAAGTTGCGCGTTGGATTGAAAACGAAAGCGATGTAAAAGAATCCATGGCGGGCCAGCGTGCGATGCTCGTGAAGGACCGTTATGAAAAGTTAGTGTTTTTATTTGAGAATGAATTTGCAATGCGTTGGTTCCACGATAAAAATCCGGATATCAACTTATATAGTTTGCTTTAA
- a CDS encoding M42 family metallopeptidase, which translates to MTNVFNKEKTIELLKRLVETPSPSGYTSTVMALIAKEFESIGVPYKTTNKGAVIATIEGTDTSKHRLLTAHTDTLGAMVKEVKGNGRLKLTMIGGFNWNAVEGEYCLIHTANGKKVRGTILMHQTTVHVYRDAGSAERNADNIEVRIDEKVFNTDDTRKLGIEVGDFVSFDPCFEETDSGFIKSRHLDDKASTALVVELIRSLTEQDVKLPYTTHFYISNNEEIGYGGNSNIPAETVEYIAVDMGAIGDGQRSDEYTVSICAKDSSGPYHYALTQHLVSLAKEKKIGHKLDIYPYYGSDASAAIRAGFDVKHALFGPGIESSHALERTHIDSLKATAELLYAYVTSDMIE; encoded by the coding sequence ATGACGAATGTATTTAATAAAGAAAAAACAATTGAACTTTTAAAACGACTCGTGGAAACACCGAGCCCATCTGGATATACATCGACTGTAATGGCGTTAATCGCAAAGGAATTCGAATCGATTGGCGTACCCTATAAAACAACAAATAAAGGTGCTGTCATTGCAACGATTGAAGGAACGGATACTTCAAAGCATCGCCTGCTAACTGCGCATACGGATACACTTGGTGCAATGGTGAAGGAAGTTAAAGGCAATGGCCGTTTAAAATTAACGATGATTGGCGGCTTTAATTGGAATGCTGTGGAAGGCGAATACTGCTTAATTCATACTGCTAATGGCAAAAAAGTTCGCGGAACGATTTTGATGCATCAAACGACTGTTCATGTGTATAGAGATGCAGGTTCTGCAGAAAGAAATGCGGATAATATAGAAGTGCGCATCGACGAAAAGGTATTTAATACAGACGATACACGTAAACTTGGCATTGAAGTAGGCGATTTTGTTTCTTTCGATCCTTGTTTTGAAGAGACGGATAGCGGGTTTATTAAATCCCGTCATTTAGATGACAAAGCAAGTACTGCTTTAGTCGTGGAATTAATCCGTTCATTAACAGAGCAAGATGTTAAACTTCCATATACAACTCATTTTTATATTTCAAATAACGAAGAAATCGGCTACGGAGGAAACTCCAATATTCCAGCTGAAACAGTTGAATACATAGCGGTTGATATGGGGGCGATTGGCGATGGGCAAAGATCCGATGAATATACAGTGTCAATCTGCGCGAAAGATTCAAGCGGGCCGTATCATTACGCGTTAACACAACATCTCGTCAGCCTTGCCAAAGAGAAAAAGATTGGCCATAAACTTGATATCTATCCATATTACGGATCGGATGCTTCAGCAGCTATTCGGGCGGGGTTTGACGTGAAACATGCGTTGTTTGGTCCTGGAATCGAATCATCGCACGCACTTGAGCGGACACATATCGATTCACTTAAAGCGACTGCAGAACTTTTATATGCTTATGTCACATCTGATATGATTGAATGA